The proteins below are encoded in one region of Reichenbachiella sp. 5M10:
- a CDS encoding glycosyltransferase gives MKEETPLVSIIMAVKDTAPYLHACIDSIIAQTYPHWELIAVNDHSTDDTPAILQAYAAQDSRIRVFDSDRPKLIPTLQVAYAQAKGSLINRMDSDDKMPDYKLDVLVQEWNKYGKGHVIGGGTEHFVDEGEVGDGFRRYEIWLNDIARRSAHYEEIYKECVIPSHSWIIHRDDFDHVGAFDPIVYPEDYDLCFRFYRAKLKVIGIDVVLHHWRDRSNRISRTWDEYKDNRYFDLKTRYFYELDRDTSRPLVLWGAGRNGKDMAKILIQNQDTFHWVCDNERKIGKDVYEVRMEHYDVIPSLDNPQIMIVVSSPDGKKEIKETLNAWGKKPVKDYWFFA, from the coding sequence ATGAAAGAAGAAACACCCCTCGTCAGCATCATCATGGCGGTCAAAGACACCGCTCCCTACCTCCACGCCTGCATCGACTCGATCATCGCCCAGACCTACCCCCACTGGGAACTCATAGCCGTCAACGACCACAGCACAGACGATACCCCCGCGATACTACAAGCCTACGCAGCACAAGACAGCCGCATCCGTGTATTCGATAGCGACAGACCCAAGCTGATCCCCACCCTCCAAGTCGCATACGCTCAGGCCAAAGGCTCGCTGATCAACCGCATGGACTCGGACGACAAGATGCCCGACTACAAACTGGACGTACTCGTCCAAGAATGGAACAAATACGGCAAGGGGCACGTCATCGGCGGGGGCACGGAGCACTTCGTAGACGAGGGAGAAGTCGGAGATGGTTTTCGTCGCTACGAAATCTGGCTCAACGATATCGCCCGTCGCTCTGCGCACTACGAAGAGATCTACAAAGAATGTGTGATCCCCTCCCACTCCTGGATCATCCACCGCGACGACTTTGATCACGTGGGGGCATTTGACCCGATCGTCTACCCAGAGGACTATGACCTGTGTTTTCGCTTCTACCGTGCCAAACTCAAAGTCATCGGGATCGATGTGGTACTCCACCACTGGCGAGACCGCTCCAACCGCATCTCACGGACATGGGACGAGTACAAAGACAACCGCTACTTCGACCTCAAGACCCGCTACTTCTACGAACTAGACAGAGACACGTCACGTCCACTCGTGCTCTGGGGGGCAGGACGCAACGGCAAGGACATGGCCAAGATATTGATCCAAAATCAGGACACTTTTCACTGGGTGTGTGACAATGAACGCAAGATCGGCAAGGACGTCTACGAGGTGCGCATGGAGCACTACGACGTGATCCCCTCCCTCGACAATCCCCAAATTATGATCGTCGTATCTTCGCCTGACGGCAAAAAAGAAATCAAGGAGACATTGAACGCTTGGGGCAAAAAACCAGTGAAGGACTATTGGTTTTTTGCTTGA
- a CDS encoding sensor histidine kinase, whose translation MKIDRSIFLHILVWVAYVNILVLTIYSFEELTVAVERASLIAAVHAFIFYLNADYLMPKFLEQKRVVLYVMQLVFVLALLMYGVQRTSVMGDFGPHPSFDKFSEKRFDTPMGREMDRKPPPLQRFDRKNKPVLHPRVIGLTISSFLALFISAIYFNVRSKKKKDEEMLKLRNESLEAESKLLKSQINPHFLFNTLNNLYYLASVKSDLAPQAIQQLSEILRYTIYDSDHAMVPLDKEVAYIEHYIRLQCLKEEGHINQVSFKAEGVDGQLMIAPMLLLPFVENSFKHGNLAESKEAFIEVNLATRGSKITFHCKNSLSDREGAKDKTPGIGMKNVERRLQLVYGVHYDLYVNDSKGIFEIKLELNV comes from the coding sequence ATGAAAATAGACCGCTCCATATTTCTGCACATTTTAGTGTGGGTTGCTTATGTCAACATCCTCGTGTTGACCATTTACTCCTTTGAAGAGTTGACTGTAGCGGTAGAGCGTGCGTCATTGATAGCGGCGGTTCATGCTTTTATTTTTTACTTGAATGCAGACTACTTGATGCCCAAGTTTCTGGAGCAGAAGCGTGTGGTATTGTATGTGATGCAGTTGGTGTTCGTTCTGGCACTGCTCATGTATGGAGTCCAGAGGACCAGCGTGATGGGGGATTTTGGCCCTCATCCGTCTTTTGACAAATTCAGTGAGAAGAGGTTTGACACCCCTATGGGCCGAGAGATGGATAGGAAACCGCCACCGTTGCAGCGTTTTGACCGAAAAAACAAACCTGTACTGCACCCGAGGGTGATTGGGTTGACGATATCCTCTTTTTTGGCGTTGTTTATCTCCGCGATTTATTTCAACGTGCGGAGCAAGAAAAAGAAAGATGAAGAGATGCTCAAGTTGCGCAATGAATCTTTAGAGGCTGAGTCCAAACTGCTCAAGTCGCAGATCAATCCGCATTTTTTGTTCAATACTCTCAACAACCTCTACTATCTCGCATCGGTCAAGTCGGATTTGGCTCCACAAGCGATCCAGCAGCTCTCGGAGATCCTCCGCTATACGATTTACGATTCTGATCATGCGATGGTGCCGCTGGACAAGGAGGTGGCCTATATCGAGCATTACATCAGATTACAGTGCCTCAAGGAAGAGGGCCATATCAATCAGGTAAGTTTCAAAGCAGAGGGGGTCGATGGGCAGTTGATGATAGCTCCGATGCTGCTGCTGCCATTTGTTGAAAACAGCTTCAAGCATGGCAACTTGGCAGAGTCCAAAGAGGCATTTATCGAGGTGAACCTAGCAACCCGGGGCAGCAAAATTACATTTCATTGTAAGAATAGCCTGTCGGATCGAGAAGGTGCCAAGGATAAGACCCCCGGTATCGGGATGAAGAATGTCGAGCGCCGTTTGCAGTTGGTCTATGGTGTGCACTATGACTTGTATGTCAATGACTCCAAGGGGATATTCGAAATCAAATTGGAACTCAATGTCTGA
- a CDS encoding LytTR family DNA-binding domain-containing protein: MSDQKYKCLIVDDEQPARALLASYVEKVPHLELVGTCKNSMEAMSKMNETDVDVLLLDIQMPDLTGVDLLKSLSKKPVTIFTTAYQEYALVGYELDVVDYLLKPFPLDRFLSAINKAIDLIRLRQAGTVYTPASITEEYMVIKADHKLHKVKIGSILYIEGLREYVTYHLEGKRKIIALESLKSIESLLQKQGFIRVHKSFIVNKHHVQHLEGNRVKVGEEMIPVGASYRELAHKLML; this comes from the coding sequence ATGTCTGATCAAAAGTATAAATGTCTCATCGTCGATGACGAGCAGCCTGCTCGTGCTTTGTTGGCGAGCTATGTCGAGAAAGTGCCGCACCTAGAGTTGGTCGGCACGTGCAAAAATTCCATGGAAGCCATGTCCAAAATGAATGAGACCGATGTGGATGTGTTGTTGTTGGACATACAGATGCCGGATTTGACAGGAGTGGATTTGCTCAAGAGCTTGAGCAAAAAGCCTGTGACGATTTTTACGACGGCCTATCAAGAGTATGCGCTGGTGGGGTACGAGTTGGATGTGGTGGATTACCTTTTGAAGCCCTTCCCACTGGATCGGTTTTTGTCAGCGATCAACAAGGCCATAGACCTCATCCGGTTGCGTCAAGCAGGGACAGTGTATACTCCAGCATCGATCACGGAGGAGTATATGGTCATCAAAGCAGACCATAAGCTGCACAAGGTAAAGATCGGTTCTATTCTATATATCGAGGGGTTGAGGGAGTACGTGACCTACCACCTCGAAGGCAAGCGGAAGATCATCGCACTCGAATCTCTCAAGTCCATCGAGAGCTTGTTGCAAAAGCAAGGATTCATTCGGGTACATAAGTCATTCATTGTCAACAAACATCATGTACAGCACCTCGAAGGCAATCGAGTGAAAGTAGGCGAAGAGATGATCCCAGTGGGAGCATCTTACCGAGAGTTGGCTCACAAATTGATGCTGTAA
- a CDS encoding DUF6503 family protein — protein MKSLTVILALLLCTSCIDHQSPQEILDAAIKAHGASGFDKYLVEFDFRKKHFTIDHRKGLNEYARTYVDDSLGMVTDHVSRDSVFRRELNGEIVTVTQEEEREVEHEIESVVSFFQLPYGINAPSLSKEYVGKNIVNGQMYYKVKVLYEKRGVDHHHDTFVFWVHEDKHTVDFLGYSYQGENGTGTRFRQAVHRQKILGILFQDYINYQTSDSTVAVENLDELYETGHLERLSFIAKENIRVIR, from the coding sequence ATGAAATCATTGACCGTTATTTTAGCCTTGCTCCTTTGTACATCTTGTATCGATCACCAATCTCCGCAGGAGATTTTGGATGCTGCGATCAAAGCACATGGAGCTTCTGGGTTTGACAAGTACCTGGTGGAGTTTGATTTTCGAAAAAAACATTTCACGATCGATCACCGCAAGGGGCTCAACGAGTATGCTCGAACGTATGTAGACGACTCCCTAGGTATGGTGACAGATCACGTGAGCAGGGACAGTGTGTTTAGGCGAGAGCTCAATGGGGAGATTGTCACGGTGACTCAAGAAGAGGAACGAGAGGTTGAGCATGAGATCGAATCAGTCGTGTCGTTTTTTCAACTCCCCTATGGGATCAATGCTCCAAGTCTAAGCAAAGAGTATGTGGGCAAGAACATTGTGAATGGGCAGATGTACTACAAAGTCAAGGTGCTATACGAAAAGAGAGGGGTGGATCATCACCATGACACTTTCGTGTTTTGGGTGCATGAGGACAAGCATACAGTGGATTTTTTGGGGTATTCTTATCAGGGAGAAAACGGGACAGGGACGCGCTTTAGGCAAGCTGTTCATCGACAAAAAATCCTCGGTATCCTTTTTCAAGATTATATCAACTACCAGACCTCAGACAGTACAGTGGCCGTCGAAAACCTAGATGAACTGTACGAAACAGGTCATCTGGAGAGGCTTTCGTTCATCGCCAAAGAAAACATTCGAGTGATCAGATAG
- the lipA gene encoding lipoyl synthase — MIELPVVEVEKAKKRQKPDWLRVKLPVGQAYANVRKIVDENKLHTICESGNCPNMGECWGEGTATFMILGNVCTRSCTFCAVATGRPPEYDEKEPLRVAEAIHTMGVKHAVLTSVNRDELKDRGAEIWYQTVVETKRLSPNTTIETLIPDTKGKWDALYRMIDGGQEVVSHNMETVERLYRRVRPQAKYQRSLDQIKLTNEYGKRTKSGIMLGLGETEDEVYKAMDDLVAHGLHILTLGQYLQPTKMHIEVAEFIHPDQFDKYREEGLKRGLKYVESGPLVRSSYHAERHVNVPI, encoded by the coding sequence ATGATTGAATTACCGGTAGTCGAAGTAGAGAAGGCAAAAAAAAGACAGAAACCTGATTGGTTGAGGGTCAAATTGCCTGTAGGTCAAGCGTACGCCAATGTGCGCAAGATTGTAGACGAAAACAAACTCCACACCATTTGCGAAAGCGGTAATTGTCCCAACATGGGCGAGTGCTGGGGAGAAGGTACTGCGACCTTTATGATCCTTGGCAATGTTTGTACCCGTAGCTGTACCTTCTGTGCAGTCGCTACTGGCCGACCCCCAGAGTACGACGAAAAAGAACCCCTCCGTGTCGCAGAAGCCATCCATACGATGGGTGTCAAACATGCCGTATTGACCTCCGTCAACCGGGACGAACTCAAAGACCGTGGGGCCGAAATCTGGTACCAAACCGTCGTAGAAACCAAAAGACTCTCCCCCAACACCACCATCGAGACTCTCATCCCTGACACCAAAGGCAAATGGGATGCTCTCTACCGAATGATCGATGGAGGACAAGAGGTCGTCTCTCACAACATGGAAACTGTCGAAAGACTCTACCGAAGAGTGAGACCACAAGCGAAATACCAACGCAGTTTGGATCAAATCAAATTGACCAACGAGTACGGCAAGCGTACCAAAAGTGGCATCATGCTCGGACTCGGTGAAACCGAAGACGAAGTATACAAAGCCATGGATGACTTGGTCGCTCACGGACTACATATCTTGACTCTAGGTCAATACCTACAGCCTACCAAGATGCATATCGAAGTGGCCGAGTTTATACACCCCGATCAGTTTGACAAATACAGAGAAGAAGGATTGAAACGTGGGTTGAAATATGTGGAATCTGGACCACTCGTCCGATCATCCTACCATGCCGAACGTCACGTCAACGTGCCTATCTGA
- the cysS gene encoding cysteine--tRNA ligase has protein sequence MLKDLRINNSLSGKKELFEPLHAPFVGMYVCGPTVYSDVHLGNVRTFVSFDVIYRYLMHLGYKVRYVRNITDVGHLVNDADSGEDKIGKKAKLENIEPMEVVQRYTQDFHLVMEQFNALAPSIEPSATGHILEQIELIQVLLEKGLAYEVNGSVYFDVNAYQVDHDYGKLSGRKIEELLSNTRALDGQDEKRNSVDFALWKSAEGTDHIMRWNSPWGEGFPGWHLECTVMGTKYLGKSFDIHGGGMDLKFPHHECEMAQSIGAHEQDPVKYWLHTNMLTVNGQKMSKSLNNSFLPHELFSGDHELLERPYSPMTVRFFMLQSHYASTLDFSNDALLAAHKGYRKLINGLKTLRKLKGTGVEAEPNEKAIQQINQICDNCYRAMNDDFNTALTIGHLFNLLKKINNLQTQNLTIEEIGEETYERMKMTYETFVLEVLGLKEESNVDIEGLMDILIQEYAVAKEEKNYDKVDALRSSLKTQGIVLKDMKTGIDWAYEE, from the coding sequence ATGCTCAAGGACCTAAGAATCAACAATTCCCTTTCTGGAAAAAAAGAATTATTCGAACCGTTGCATGCCCCTTTTGTAGGGATGTATGTGTGTGGGCCGACCGTGTACAGCGATGTACACTTGGGCAATGTTCGTACCTTCGTCAGTTTTGATGTGATCTATCGCTATTTGATGCACTTGGGCTACAAGGTGCGCTATGTGCGCAACATCACCGATGTGGGGCACTTGGTCAATGACGCAGACTCAGGGGAGGACAAGATTGGAAAAAAGGCCAAACTGGAAAATATCGAGCCGATGGAGGTCGTACAGCGCTACACACAGGATTTTCATTTGGTCATGGAGCAGTTCAATGCACTCGCTCCGAGTATCGAGCCGAGCGCGACAGGTCATATCTTGGAGCAAATCGAGTTGATCCAGGTACTGCTAGAAAAAGGCCTCGCTTATGAGGTCAATGGCTCGGTCTACTTTGATGTCAATGCCTATCAAGTAGACCATGACTATGGCAAACTATCTGGTAGAAAGATCGAGGAGCTACTCTCCAATACTCGTGCCCTCGATGGGCAGGATGAGAAAAGGAATTCCGTAGATTTTGCGCTATGGAAGTCCGCCGAAGGAACGGATCACATCATGCGCTGGAATTCGCCATGGGGTGAAGGCTTCCCTGGGTGGCACCTAGAGTGTACCGTGATGGGGACCAAATACCTCGGAAAATCCTTTGATATTCATGGAGGAGGAATGGATTTGAAATTTCCACATCACGAGTGCGAAATGGCACAGTCCATCGGCGCACATGAGCAAGACCCTGTGAAATATTGGCTGCATACCAACATGCTGACAGTCAATGGACAGAAGATGAGCAAGTCCCTCAACAATTCCTTCCTTCCTCACGAGCTGTTTAGTGGTGACCATGAGCTCTTGGAGCGACCTTACAGCCCTATGACGGTGCGCTTCTTCATGTTGCAGTCGCACTATGCGAGTACATTGGACTTCTCCAATGATGCCTTGCTCGCGGCTCACAAGGGGTATCGAAAATTGATCAATGGGCTCAAGACTTTGAGAAAACTAAAGGGCACAGGTGTAGAGGCGGAACCAAACGAAAAGGCGATTCAGCAGATCAACCAGATTTGTGACAATTGCTATCGTGCGATGAATGATGACTTCAATACGGCACTGACGATTGGGCACTTGTTCAACCTGCTCAAGAAAATCAACAATCTACAGACACAAAACCTGACCATAGAGGAAATCGGCGAGGAAACCTACGAAAGGATGAAGATGACCTATGAGACGTTTGTCCTCGAAGTCCTCGGTCTCAAAGAGGAGTCCAATGTAGACATAGAGGGGTTGATGGATATTTTGATCCAAGAGTATGCGGTAGCCAAAGAGGAAAAGAACTACGACAAAGTGGATGCTTTACGTAGTAGTCTCAAAACCCAAGGCATCGTGCTCAAAGACATGAAAACAGGTATTGATTGGGCTTACGAGGAGTAA
- a CDS encoding cation:proton antiporter, producing the protein MNFSLESYQQLVILSLGFAVICIAATRIAPIFQKINLPVITGFLATGVLAGPYILNLVPKESAHQLNFINEIALAFIAFAAGSELYLRELRSRIRSIKWNTFSQLAFTFVFGGLSVFFLSDLIPFVKDVDFNTKLSISLLCGAIFVARSPTSAIAIINELRAKGPLTQTVLGVTVLTDFFVIILFAVCMSFAVSLSGGDRFNYLSIILLLIEIAASLGIGLLLGKLLNIIISIRIRRYAKSVIVVALGYSVYILKAYLAEWSEPFLAHGFTIEPLIICIIASFYVANYTKNRPEFLSLLDKTFPLIYAAFFTLTGASLSLYALLDASLVALLFFFVRVLSIIAGNYFGGIMSEDPWPQIHVGWMPYITQAGVALGLTAVVSSAFPSFGPDFAAFVIAIVVINEIVGPPLFKYAITKAGENRNKGSFKFDGVRDAIIFGFESQSVSLALQLINNGWKVQIATRKKPGSIEEPDGITMRYINQLDLETLKLMHADKTEAIVCLMSDRRNLEACELAYKHFGTPDMIVRLGERSYYDKFLALGARVVDPSTAIVSLLDHFVRSPQATSLLLGMQPGQDTRDMELLDPSLHGITLRDLRLPSDVLILSIHRGGQMIISHGFTRLRVGDVVTFVGSTESLNAMQLKFDHY; encoded by the coding sequence ATGAATTTTTCTTTAGAGTCATATCAGCAGCTAGTCATCCTTAGTTTAGGATTTGCAGTGATTTGTATCGCCGCTACGCGCATTGCCCCGATCTTTCAGAAGATCAACCTACCGGTCATCACTGGCTTTTTAGCTACTGGAGTATTGGCTGGTCCCTACATATTGAACTTGGTCCCCAAAGAGTCAGCACATCAGCTCAACTTCATCAACGAAATCGCTTTAGCTTTCATTGCTTTCGCGGCTGGATCCGAACTGTATCTCCGCGAACTCCGCTCCCGCATTCGCAGCATCAAATGGAACACCTTCAGCCAATTGGCATTCACCTTTGTATTTGGCGGTCTTTCGGTCTTCTTTTTGTCCGACCTCATTCCATTCGTCAAAGACGTGGATTTCAACACCAAACTAAGCATCTCTCTACTGTGCGGAGCGATCTTCGTGGCTAGGTCTCCCACAAGCGCCATTGCAATCATCAACGAATTGCGCGCCAAAGGCCCTTTGACTCAAACCGTCCTAGGGGTCACTGTCCTGACTGACTTCTTCGTCATCATACTGTTCGCCGTGTGTATGTCATTTGCCGTGAGTCTCTCGGGTGGAGATCGATTCAACTATCTCAGTATCATTCTACTGCTCATCGAGATTGCAGCATCTTTGGGGATTGGTCTGCTGCTCGGCAAGCTGCTCAATATCATCATTTCTATTCGGATCAGACGCTATGCCAAATCAGTCATCGTGGTGGCTCTCGGCTATTCGGTCTACATCCTCAAAGCCTACCTTGCCGAATGGTCAGAGCCATTTTTGGCACATGGCTTCACGATTGAGCCTCTGATCATTTGCATCATTGCGAGTTTTTATGTGGCCAACTATACCAAGAACCGCCCCGAATTCCTCTCGCTACTGGACAAGACTTTCCCTCTCATCTATGCGGCATTTTTCACACTCACAGGTGCTTCTCTCTCACTCTATGCCCTGCTAGACGCCTCGCTCGTTGCCTTACTCTTCTTCTTTGTACGCGTCCTATCAATCATCGCCGGCAACTACTTCGGAGGGATCATGTCAGAGGACCCTTGGCCTCAAATCCACGTGGGTTGGATGCCCTACATCACTCAGGCGGGAGTCGCCCTAGGCTTGACTGCAGTCGTCTCCTCAGCCTTTCCTTCGTTTGGGCCAGATTTTGCCGCATTCGTCATAGCCATCGTCGTGATCAATGAGATCGTAGGACCTCCGCTCTTCAAATACGCCATCACCAAAGCGGGTGAAAACCGAAACAAAGGCTCCTTCAAATTTGACGGAGTGCGAGATGCCATCATTTTTGGATTCGAATCCCAAAGTGTGTCTCTAGCCCTACAACTCATCAACAACGGGTGGAAAGTACAAATCGCTACACGCAAAAAACCAGGCAGTATCGAAGAACCTGATGGCATCACCATGCGCTACATCAATCAACTCGACCTGGAGACACTCAAACTCATGCATGCCGACAAAACAGAAGCCATCGTCTGCCTGATGTCGGATCGACGTAACCTGGAAGCCTGCGAACTCGCCTACAAACATTTTGGCACACCAGATATGATTGTCCGCTTAGGAGAGCGCTCTTACTATGACAAGTTCCTCGCGTTGGGTGCACGAGTAGTCGACCCTTCTACGGCCATTGTCAGCCTATTGGATCATTTCGTCCGCTCTCCTCAGGCTACTTCTCTCTTGCTCGGGATGCAGCCAGGACAGGACACCCGAGACATGGAGTTGCTCGATCCAAGCCTGCATGGGATTACGCTACGCGACTTGAGATTGCCGTCTGATGTACTGATCCTATCGATTCATCGTGGAGGGCAGATGATCATCTCTCATGGTTTTACTCGGTTGCGAGTCGGTGATGTGGTGACCTTCGTCGGGTCTACCGAAAGCCTGAATGCCATGCAGCTCAAATTTGATCACTACTAA
- a CDS encoding TIGR01777 family oxidoreductase: MIILITGGNGLVASHLTALLVSKGHEVRLLSRKKFKSLTAVVYEWDIQNGYLEAGALEGVEAVIHLAGAGVADSKWTAKRKEVIYNSRIDSTRFLHDQLAQLANRPKVFISASAIGYYGYESFEHWSKEGDASGSDFLAKVTVDWEKEADKIVKLGVRVVKPRIGMVLAERGGALEKMAQPVWWLVGAPLGSGQQVCNWIHIEDLSAMIEHFMLDDQTHGAYNAVGPNPVTNAELTQLIAQAIRRPLWLPNVPAFVLKLLLGEMAEIVLSGHRIDNQKVIGSGFQFKYDRAQAAVMDILG; encoded by the coding sequence ATGATAATACTCATTACGGGTGGCAATGGTTTGGTTGCATCTCATCTAACGGCTTTGCTGGTGTCTAAAGGGCATGAAGTCAGGCTGTTGAGTCGAAAAAAATTCAAGAGTCTAACGGCAGTAGTTTACGAGTGGGATATTCAAAATGGCTATCTCGAAGCGGGCGCTTTGGAGGGGGTTGAGGCAGTCATTCATTTGGCTGGTGCAGGAGTAGCTGACAGCAAGTGGACGGCCAAACGCAAGGAGGTGATTTACAACAGTCGTATCGATTCGACGCGTTTCCTTCATGATCAATTGGCGCAGTTGGCTAATAGGCCCAAGGTCTTTATTTCTGCTTCTGCGATTGGGTATTATGGCTATGAGTCCTTTGAGCACTGGTCCAAAGAGGGGGATGCTTCGGGTTCTGATTTTTTGGCGAAGGTCACAGTCGATTGGGAAAAAGAAGCCGATAAAATAGTGAAGCTCGGAGTACGAGTGGTCAAGCCACGAATCGGAATGGTCCTGGCAGAGCGTGGAGGAGCACTAGAAAAGATGGCACAGCCTGTTTGGTGGCTTGTCGGTGCGCCACTCGGTAGCGGTCAGCAGGTTTGCAATTGGATTCATATAGAGGATCTGTCGGCGATGATTGAGCACTTCATGCTGGATGATCAGACTCATGGGGCATACAATGCCGTCGGACCCAACCCCGTGACCAATGCCGAGCTGACTCAGCTTATTGCTCAAGCGATCCGTCGACCTCTTTGGTTGCCCAATGTTCCCGCTTTTGTATTGAAGCTCCTACTCGGGGAAATGGCCGAAATCGTATTGTCAGGACATCGCATAGACAATCAAAAGGTCATAGGGAGTGGATTCCAATTCAAATATGACCGAGCCCAAGCGGCGGTCATGGATATTCTAGGCTGA
- a CDS encoding TIGR00730 family Rossman fold protein — translation MTEEPISEDTEKKIRRAFKKKDWNEIKSIDSWVIFKVMSEMVEGFEKLARIGPCVSVFGSARTSPENKYYKIAEEIGAKLVRHGYGVITGGGPGIMEAGNKGAKSESGKSVGLNIDLPFEQNGNIYIDQDKFINFDYFFVRKVMFVRYSQGFIVMPGGFGTLDELFEALTLIQTEKIGKFPIVLVGTEFWSGLIDWIKSVMLEKFGNISAEDLDLFHLVDDATQAVDVIDEFYNKYNLSPNFLF, via the coding sequence ATGACAGAAGAACCCATAAGTGAAGACACGGAAAAAAAAATCCGTAGAGCCTTCAAAAAGAAAGATTGGAATGAAATAAAAAGTATTGACTCTTGGGTCATCTTCAAGGTGATGTCTGAGATGGTCGAGGGCTTTGAGAAACTTGCGCGTATCGGGCCCTGTGTCTCGGTGTTTGGATCTGCACGTACCTCACCTGAAAACAAGTACTACAAGATCGCCGAAGAAATCGGAGCGAAGCTCGTCCGGCATGGCTATGGTGTGATCACAGGTGGAGGCCCAGGGATCATGGAGGCTGGAAACAAAGGAGCCAAGAGTGAATCTGGCAAATCTGTAGGTCTCAATATTGACCTTCCTTTTGAGCAGAATGGCAACATATATATCGACCAGGATAAATTTATCAATTTCGACTACTTCTTTGTCCGCAAGGTCATGTTTGTACGCTACTCGCAGGGTTTCATCGTGATGCCTGGAGGTTTTGGGACATTGGACGAGCTTTTTGAGGCATTGACATTGATCCAGACTGAGAAGATCGGTAAGTTTCCGATCGTGCTAGTAGGGACGGAGTTTTGGTCTGGGTTGATCGATTGGATCAAATCTGTGATGTTGGAAAAGTTTGGCAACATCAGCGCAGAGGATTTGGATTTGTTTCACCTAGTAGATGATGCTACGCAAGCCGTAGATGTGATCGATGAGTTTTACAATAAGTACAACTTATCACCCAATTTTTTGTTTTAA
- a CDS encoding lytic transglycosylase domain-containing protein: protein MPKEIRYLLLGLVIGGGLIYLLKPARAVVETEAAVVAPTEVEASFNNGNGTITGYDLPEAITFAGEVVPMDREDVAERLDREVQVNAFWHSNAIILMKRAEKWLPVLDSILAVHEVPTDFKYLAVAESGLKNVVSPSNAVGFWQFLSGTAKDFGLIVSSEVDERYDPVKSTVAATKYLKKSYERFGDWTIVAASYNMGMRATSQVLSKQKAESYYDMIVSEEPARYVFRIIALKNLLENPEVFRFNVKDGYRLPKSKDTVLTTSVADWNDFAQGQDMTYYQLKKLNPWIRDYKLTIKQGQEFTVKVLSE, encoded by the coding sequence ATGCCCAAAGAAATCAGGTATTTGTTGCTGGGATTGGTGATAGGAGGAGGGCTTATATATCTATTGAAACCAGCTCGCGCTGTAGTCGAGACAGAAGCTGCTGTAGTAGCACCGACTGAAGTGGAGGCTTCATTCAACAACGGCAATGGAACCATCACAGGCTATGATTTGCCAGAGGCCATCACGTTTGCAGGAGAGGTTGTACCAATGGATCGTGAGGATGTGGCCGAGCGGTTGGATCGAGAGGTACAGGTCAATGCCTTCTGGCACTCCAATGCTATCATCCTGATGAAGCGTGCAGAAAAGTGGTTGCCTGTGTTGGATTCTATCCTCGCGGTACACGAGGTGCCCACCGACTTCAAATACCTTGCGGTGGCAGAGAGTGGGTTGAAAAATGTCGTCTCTCCGTCCAATGCAGTGGGGTTTTGGCAGTTTCTATCGGGGACGGCTAAGGACTTTGGGTTGATTGTCAGTAGCGAAGTAGACGAACGCTATGACCCGGTCAAATCAACTGTTGCGGCGACTAAATATCTGAAAAAATCATACGAGCGATTCGGAGATTGGACGATTGTGGCTGCATCATACAACATGGGTATGCGGGCTACTTCTCAGGTTTTGAGCAAGCAGAAAGCGGAAAGCTACTACGACATGATTGTGAGTGAGGAGCCAGCGCGTTATGTGTTTCGCATCATTGCGCTCAAGAATTTATTGGAAAATCCAGAGGTGTTTCGCTTCAACGTAAAGGATGGATATCGTCTCCCTAAGTCGAAAGATACGGTACTGACTACATCCGTGGCAGATTGGAATGATTTTGCCCAAGGGCAAGACATGACCTACTACCAACTTAAAAAGTTGAACCCTTGGATTCGAGATTACAAACTGACCATCAAACAAGGACAAGAATTTACCGTCAAGGTACTAAGCGAGTAA